The following proteins come from a genomic window of Citrobacter europaeus:
- a CDS encoding YbhN family protein: protein MTKNHRRWRSAKKILTWLFFIAVIVLLVVYASKVNWQEVWTVIRDYNRIALLSAVGLVIVSYLLYGCYDLLGRYYCGHKLAKRQVMLVSFICYAFNLTLSTWVGGIGMRYRLYSRLGLPGSTITRIFSLSITTNWLGYILLGGFIFTFGVVELPAHWYIDEGTLRILGIALLLIIGVYLWFCAFAKHRHITIKGQKLVLPSWKFALAQMAISGANWMVMGAIIWLLLGQNINYFFVLGVLLVSSIAGVIVHIPAGIGVLEAVFMALLAGEDTSQGTIIAALLAYRVLYYFIPLLLALVCYLLLESRAKKLRVKNEKAMAK from the coding sequence ATGACAAAAAACCACCGACGCTGGCGGTCAGCGAAAAAGATCCTCACATGGCTTTTTTTTATTGCGGTGATCGTATTGCTGGTCGTTTATGCCAGCAAGGTCAACTGGCAGGAAGTATGGACGGTAATCCGCGATTATAATCGGATTGCCCTGCTCAGTGCCGTGGGGCTGGTGATCGTCAGTTATTTACTTTACGGCTGTTATGACCTGCTCGGGCGCTACTACTGTGGGCACAAGCTGGCAAAACGCCAGGTCATGCTGGTGTCGTTTATCTGTTACGCCTTCAACCTGACGTTAAGCACCTGGGTGGGCGGTATTGGGATGCGCTATCGGCTCTACTCGCGTCTCGGGTTGCCGGGGAGCACAATTACCCGAATTTTTTCACTGAGCATTACCACCAACTGGCTGGGCTATATTCTGCTGGGCGGTTTTATTTTTACTTTCGGCGTCGTCGAACTGCCCGCGCACTGGTATATCGATGAAGGTACGCTGCGTATCTTAGGCATTGCGCTGCTGTTGATAATTGGCGTTTATCTGTGGTTTTGCGCCTTCGCTAAACATCGCCACATCACCATCAAGGGCCAAAAACTGGTGCTACCCTCCTGGAAATTTGCCCTCGCACAAATGGCGATATCCGGGGCTAACTGGATGGTAATGGGGGCGATTATCTGGTTGTTGCTGGGTCAGAATATTAACTATTTCTTCGTGCTGGGCGTGCTACTGGTGAGCAGTATTGCCGGCGTTATCGTACATATTCCGGCGGGAATTGGCGTGCTGGAGGCGGTGTTTATGGCGCTGCTGGCAGGAGAGGACACGTCTCAGGGCACGATCATTGCCGCACTGCTCGCGTATCGCGTGCTGTACTATTTTATTCCGCTACTGCTGGCGCTGGTGTGTTATTTGCTGCTGGAGAGTCGGGCGAAAAAGCTGCGGGTAAAAAACGAGAAGGCGATGGCGAAATGA
- the moaE gene encoding molybdopterin synthase catalytic subunit MoaE: MAETRIVVGPAPFSVGDEYPWLAERDEDGAVVTFTGKVRNHNLGDSVRALTLEHYPGMTEKALAEIVDEARSRWPLGRVTVIHRIGELWPGDEIVFVGVTSAHRSSAFDAGQFIMDYLKTRAPFWKREATPEGERWVDARDSDKLAAKRW; this comes from the coding sequence ATGGCTGAAACGCGAATTGTTGTTGGCCCTGCGCCGTTCAGCGTTGGGGATGAGTATCCCTGGCTGGCCGAGCGTGATGAAGACGGCGCGGTCGTCACTTTCACCGGTAAAGTGCGCAATCACAATCTCGGTGATAGCGTGCGGGCGTTAACGCTGGAACACTATCCGGGAATGACTGAAAAAGCGCTGGCGGAGATTGTCGACGAGGCGCGTTCGCGCTGGCCGCTGGGTCGGGTGACGGTAATTCATCGCATTGGCGAACTGTGGCCGGGTGACGAAATCGTTTTTGTTGGCGTGACCAGTGCGCATCGCAGCAGCGCGTTTGATGCCGGGCAGTTCATTATGGATTACCTGAAAACTCGCGCGCCGTTCTGGAAGCGCGAGGCTACGCCGGAAGGTGAGCGCTGGGTTGATGCCCGCGACAGTGATAAGCTAGCAGCAAAACGCTGGTAG
- the moaD gene encoding molybdopterin synthase sulfur carrier subunit, producing MIKVLFFAQVRELVNTDALEVAAGFATVEALRQHLAAQSDRWALALEDGKLLAAVNQTLVSFDHPLNAGDEVAFFPPVTGG from the coding sequence ATGATTAAGGTTCTTTTCTTTGCTCAGGTACGGGAACTGGTGAACACGGATGCGTTAGAAGTTGCTGCCGGGTTTGCAACGGTAGAAGCCCTGCGCCAGCATCTGGCAGCGCAAAGCGATCGCTGGGCGCTGGCCCTGGAAGACGGTAAGCTGCTGGCGGCGGTAAACCAGACGCTGGTCAGTTTTGACCATCCCCTTAACGCGGGTGACGAAGTGGCTTTCTTCCCGCCGGTAACCGGAGGCTAA
- a CDS encoding Bax inhibitor-1/YccA family protein, which translates to MDRFPRSDSIVQARSGLQTYMAQVYGWMTCGLLLTAFIAWYAANTPAVMMFVFSSKITFFGLIIAQLALVFVLSGMVQRLSAGMATTLFMLYSALTGLTLSSIFIVYTYSSIASTFVVTGGMFGIMSLYGYTTKRDLSGFGNMLFMALIGIVLASLVNFWLKSEALMWAVTYIGVIVFVGLTAYDTQKLKNIGEQIDLRDSSNLRKYAILGALTLYLDFINLFLMLLRIFGNRR; encoded by the coding sequence ATGGACCGATTCCCACGATCCGATTCTATTGTACAGGCCCGTTCCGGCCTGCAAACGTATATGGCGCAGGTGTACGGCTGGATGACCTGCGGACTGTTGCTGACGGCGTTTATCGCCTGGTATGCGGCAAATACGCCCGCGGTGATGATGTTTGTCTTCTCCAGCAAAATCACCTTCTTTGGCCTGATCATCGCTCAACTGGCACTGGTGTTTGTCCTGTCCGGCATGGTGCAAAGGCTCAGCGCAGGTATGGCGACAACGCTGTTTATGCTCTATTCGGCATTAACTGGTTTGACGCTATCAAGCATTTTTATCGTCTATACCTACTCGTCTATCGCCAGCACTTTCGTGGTCACCGGCGGGATGTTCGGGATCATGAGTCTGTATGGCTACACCACCAAACGCGATTTGAGCGGCTTCGGCAATATGCTGTTCATGGCGCTGATCGGTATTGTGCTGGCCTCGCTGGTTAACTTCTGGCTCAAGAGCGAAGCGCTGATGTGGGCGGTAACCTATATCGGGGTGATTGTGTTTGTTGGTTTGACCGCCTATGACACGCAGAAGCTGAAAAATATCGGTGAGCAGATCGACCTGCGCGACAGCTCCAATCTGCGTAAATACGCGATTCTTGGAGCCCTAACGCTGTATCTGGACTTCATCAACCTGTTCCTGATGCTGCTGCGTATTTTTGGCAATCGTCGTTAA